Genomic window (Spirosoma sp. KCTC 42546):
TTGTTCGTTTCCTGCGATGTATCCAGTGAAGCCAACGTTCGTAAAGCAGCCGAACAAACCATTTCGCATTTTGGGCAAATCGACGCGCTGATTAACAATGCGGCCATTATGATTGAAAAACCACTCGACAAACTAACCCTCGACGAGTGGAATCGGGTTATCAGCACCAATCTAACCGGCACCTTTCTCTGCGCCAAGCACACAGCTGCCTATCTGGCCACCCAGAAAGGCAGCATCATCAATATCTGTTCGACCCGGGCGTTTCAATCGGAACCAGATACGTTTGCTTATTCGGCCAGTAAAGGGGGCGTACTTTCCCTCACGCATTCGCTGGCCGTAAGTCTGGGGCCCGATGTCCGCGTGAATGCCATTAGTCCCGGCTGGATTGATGTATCGGCACTGAAGAAAAAAGCGAAAGCAAAATCCGACGATCTGCGCCCTGAAGACCACACTCAGCACCCGGTTGGTCGTGTGGGGCAGGCCGACGATATTGCCCGCATGATTCTGTTTCTGATTGCACCCGAAAACAGTTTTATCACCGGTCAGAATTTTGTGGTTGA
Coding sequences:
- a CDS encoding SDR family oxidoreductase, whose translation is MKTAIITGGGQGIGRVATQYLLTHGYRVAIWETDTDALAELREAFKASSAQILFVSCDVSSEANVRKAAEQTISHFGQIDALINNAAIMIEKPLDKLTLDEWNRVISTNLTGTFLCAKHTAAYLATQKGSIINICSTRAFQSEPDTFAYSASKGGVLSLTHSLAVSLGPDVRVNAISPGWIDVSALKKKAKAKSDDLRPEDHTQHPVGRVGQADDIARMILFLIAPENSFITGQNFVVDGGMTRKMIYV